The stretch of DNA GTCGGCGTCGGGCTGGTGTTCGCCGCCGACACGTTCGTCTCGCTATTCACGAACAACGCCGACACGGTCGGCTACGCGGTCGCGTTCGCGCAGGTGTACGGGATCTGTGGCGCCGCACTCGTCGTGTTCTCGGTGCTCTCCGGCGGGCTCCAGGGCGCGAGCGAGACCCGCATCCCCCTCGTCGCCCGCACCAGCGGCGTGTTCGGCCTCCAGCTCGGGCTCACCTTCCTGCTGGGCGTCGTGCTCGGCTGGGGGCCGCTGGGCGCGTACGTCGGCATCGGCGCCACCTACGTCTGGATGGCGCTGGTCGTCGCCGCCGGCTTCCACTTCACGGGCTGGGCCGACCGCGCCGCCGAGATGATTGAAGAGCGCGGCTCGGACGTATCGACGTGGTGAGAAGGAGCAGGCTATCGGACCGGTCGCCGGTGTCGAACCGGGCGGCGCGATCAGTAGAGGTACTCGTCCTCGAGCGCCTTGTAGGCGGTCGCGGCTTCGATCTCCTCGTCCTCGGTTTCGAACCACGAGAGCACGCGCTCGAAGCCGGTCTTCCGCCGCAGGTCTTCGGCACTAATGGCCATGACAGTCGTCACCACGCACCGTAGGGAGATAAGCGTTTCTCCGGAACCCCAACGCTGAAAAGGAGAAATGGACCCCTCGGCGGGGCGGTGGAGGCGATACGTCTTAACCCATGAGGACAATACATCTCGTACGATGGCTCAGACGGGGAACCAGGAACTCACGGAGCGGTTCATCCAGTTCTACCGGAACTACTACCGGGAGGAGGTGGGGCGGCTCGCACAGGAGTACCCCAACGAGCGCCGCTCGCTCTACGTCGACTACAACGACCTGTTCACGTTCGATCGCGATCTGGCGGAGGACTACCTCGCCAAGCCCGAACAGATGCAGGAGTACGCCGAGGAGGCGCTCCGGCTGTACGACCTGCCCGCGGACGTGAGCCTCGGGCAGGCCCACGTCCGCCTGCGCGCGCTCCCGTCTGAGCAGACCGTCGACATCCGCGATCTGCGGGTGCAGGACGACCACATCGGCTCGATGATCGCCGTCCAGGGGATCGTCCGCAAGGCGACCGACGTGCGGCCGAAAGTGACCGAGGCCGCCTTCGAGTGTCAGCGCTGCGGGACGATGAGCTACATCCCCCAGAGCGACGGCGGCTTTCAGGAGCCCCACGAGTGTCAGGGCTGTGAGCGACAGGGCCCGTTCTCGGTCAACCACGACCAGTCGGAGTTCGTCGACTCCCAGAAGCTCCGGGTCCAGGAGAGCCCCGAGGGGCTGCGCGGCGGCGAGACCCCCCAGAGCATCGACGTCGACGTCGAGGACGACATCACCGGGAACGTGACTGCGGGGGATCACGTGACCGTGACAGGCGTCCTCCACATCGAACAGGTCACGCAGGGCCAGGAGAAGACCGCCCTGTTCGACCTCTACATGGACGGGGTGACGATCGAGATCGAGGACGAGGAGTTCGAGGACATGGACATCACCGACGAGGACATCGCCGAGATCGTCGAACTCTCCAACGACCCCGAGATCTACGAGAAGATGGTCGGCTCCATCGCGCCGGCGATCTACGGCTACGACGAGGAGAAGCTCGCGATGGTGCTCCAGCTGTTCTCCGGCGTGACGAAGCATCTGCCGGACGGCTCGCGGATTCGCGGAGACCTGCACTTGCTGCTGATAGGCGATCCGGGTACCGGGAAGTGCCTCAAAGGTGACACAAAAGCGACACTATCTGATGGGCGCGAGCGGCCGATCCGTGAACTCGTCGAGGAGAACCTCGACGACCCCAAACCCGTCGACGATGGCGTCTGGGACGAGGTCGATTTCGAGGTACCGTCGATGCAGTCGGACGGACGTATCGAACAACAGCGTGCGACGAAAGTCTGGAAGCGTGAGGCGCCCGAGAAGCTCTACCGGATCAGTACTGCGAGCGGGCGTGAACTGGAAGTCACACCGTCACATCCGCTGTTCGTCCCCGGTGGCCGAGGTCCAAGCGCGGTTCGAGCAGCCGAACTGGAGACGGGACAGTTCGTCGCAACAGTCCAAGAGGGCCAGTCAGCACTGACCGACGGTGGTACGGCCACAGTTGGGACGCGATCCACGGGCCCGTCGACTGTCGAGGACATCGACTGGGACCGTATCGAGTCCATCGAGCCCGTCGAGCCCGAAGACGACTGGGTGTACGATCTGGAGGTCGAAGGGACCCACAACTACCTCTCGAACGGTGTCGTCTCGCACAACTCCCAGATGATCTCCTACGTCGAACAGGTCGCCCCCCGCTCCGTCTACACCTCAGGCAAAGGATCGTCCGCTGCGGGCCTTACTGCGGCGGCTGTGAGGGACGACTTCGGCGACGGCCAGCAGTGGACGCTCGAAGCCGGCGCGCTCGTGCTCGCGGACAAGGGGATCGCCGCCATCGACGAGCTGGACAAGATGGATTCGGGGGACCGCTCGGCGATGCACGAGGGGCTCGAACAGCAGAAGATCTCCGTCTCCAAGGCGGGCATCAACGCGACACTCAAGAGCCGGTGTTCGCTACTCGGCGCCGCGAACCCGAAGTACGGCCGGTTCGACCAGTACGAGCCCATCGGCGAGCAGATCGACCTCGAGCCGGCGCTGATCTCGCGGTTCGACCTGATCTTTACCGTCACCGACCAGCCCGACCCCGAGCACGACAGCCGGCTGGCCGAGCACATCCTCAAGACGAACTACGCGGGGGAGCTCCACACCCAGCGCGAGGAGAACCCCAACTCGGAGTTCACCGAGGAGCAGGTCGAGAACGTCACCGAGGAGGTGGCGCCGGACATCGACGCCGAGCTCCTGCGGAAGTACATCGCCTACGCCAAGCGCAACGTCTACCCGACGATGTCCGACGAGGCCAAAGACGCGATCGAGGAGTTCTACGTCGACCTGCGCTCGAAGGGCGCCGACGAGGACGCCCCCGTCCCCGTCACCGCCCGGAAGCTGGAGGCACTGGTTCGGCTCGCTGAGGCCTCCGCGCGGGTCCGGCTCTCGGACACCGTCGAGGAGCAGGACGCGGACAAGGTGATCGAGATCGTCCGGGACAGCCTGGAGGATATCGGCGTCGATCCCGAGACCGGCGAGTTCGACGCCGAC from Halolamina sediminis encodes:
- a CDS encoding hint domain-containing protein, translated to MAQTGNQELTERFIQFYRNYYREEVGRLAQEYPNERRSLYVDYNDLFTFDRDLAEDYLAKPEQMQEYAEEALRLYDLPADVSLGQAHVRLRALPSEQTVDIRDLRVQDDHIGSMIAVQGIVRKATDVRPKVTEAAFECQRCGTMSYIPQSDGGFQEPHECQGCERQGPFSVNHDQSEFVDSQKLRVQESPEGLRGGETPQSIDVDVEDDITGNVTAGDHVTVTGVLHIEQVTQGQEKTALFDLYMDGVTIEIEDEEFEDMDITDEDIAEIVELSNDPEIYEKMVGSIAPAIYGYDEEKLAMVLQLFSGVTKHLPDGSRIRGDLHLLLIGDPGTGKCLKGDTKATLSDGRERPIRELVEENLDDPKPVDDGVWDEVDFEVPSMQSDGRIEQQRATKVWKREAPEKLYRISTASGRELEVTPSHPLFVPGGRGPSAVRAAELETGQFVATVQEGQSALTDGGTATVGTRSTGPSTVEDIDWDRIESIEPVEPEDDWVYDLEVEGTHNYLSNGVVSHNSQMISYVEQVAPRSVYTSGKGSSAAGLTAAAVRDDFGDGQQWTLEAGALVLADKGIAAIDELDKMDSGDRSAMHEGLEQQKISVSKAGINATLKSRCSLLGAANPKYGRFDQYEPIGEQIDLEPALISRFDLIFTVTDQPDPEHDSRLAEHILKTNYAGELHTQREENPNSEFTEEQVENVTEEVAPDIDAELLRKYIAYAKRNVYPTMSDEAKDAIEEFYVDLRSKGADEDAPVPVTARKLEALVRLAEASARVRLSDTVEEQDADKVIEIVRDSLEDIGVDPETGEFDADVIETGTSKSQRDRIKSVKALIGDIEEEYDEGAPIEEVLDRAGEVGMDEDKAEKEIESLRKKGELYEPVQGHLRTT